Genomic segment of Geminocystis herdmanii PCC 6308:
ACAATTCTCCATTCTCCATTCTCCATTCTCCATTCTCCATTTCTTATGAGTCTTACTTTAAATGAATTAATCGATCGATTGCAAGAGAGAATAGAACTATTAGGAAGTCAAACTACGGCTTCTACGGGTTCATTTTCTATGGTTAATAAAGCCATCGATTCCTTACACAATAATATTGAGAATATTAATACAAATACCCTTAATATTACTAATAATTTAGGTAAAAAATTACTAGATTTAAGTAATAGATTAAAGGAAGAAAAAAACTCGGCGGAGGAAACTTTAAATAACCTCAAAAATCAAAGGGATTTAATCGATCGAACTACCGATGATTTAATCACTGAATATGAAACTAAAAATCAAGAGTTTAGAGATACTGTTGCGAATATCGATCGAAATCTTGATACGGCGGTTAATCAATTACTAAATAATATTAATGAATGGTCAACAAAAATTGAAACTTTAGATGAAAACTTGACTAATTATCAAGAAGAAATAATGACAGATTTAGATAATTTTCAAAGCACAACTAATAATTGGAGGGGAAATTTTAGAGAACAACAAACTAATTTAACTAATAATTTTAATGAAATTGAACAGTTATTAAATAATCAAATTAAAAGTTTAAAAACTGAAAATAGACAGTTGATTAATCAAGCTATTAATTATCAAAAACAAGTAGAAAAAGAGGCAAAACAGTATGATAATAGATTTGATGAAGAAATTAAAATTAACTTAAATGAGAAGGTAATAGATAATATTATTAATCAATTAGAGGAAAGTAAAATTATCATTCAAAATATAAATGATAATCTGAATAATGTGGGCGAAAATTTAGTTAAAAATATTGTGGATAATCAGGATAAACTGAGAGAAAATAATCAATATTTAACACAAATAGAACAGCAGTACGATCGAAGTTTAGATATTGTCAGTTCGATCGAATAAATTATGAATATTCTACAATGGTTATGAGCGACAGCAAAAATTATAAATTATTTCTAGTTTATTACCATTATTAAAACTTATGCTGACATCTGACACCAAGTCTTCGATTGCTTCTACCCTGAAAGCACAACGGGAATATTTCGCCACTTCTGCCACAAAATCCCTTGACTTCCGTTTACAGCAGTTAAAAAAACTCAAATCTGCCATCGCCTCGAAACAGGATGAAATCCTAGAGGTGTTAAAAAAAGATTTAGGAAAGCCTAGTCTTGAGGGTTGTTTTGAGTTGGCTGTCTTACAGGATTTAACCTATACCATTAAAAATTTACCTCGATGGGTAAAACCCCAAAAAGTAAAAACGGGTATTGATCTTTTTCCCAGTCAAGCTAAAATTTATCCTGAGCCTTTAGGTGTTGTTTTAATTATCAGCCCTTGGAATTATCCTTTTTCTCTCCTGATTTCTCCTTTAATTGGTGCGATCGCATCGGGAAATTGTGTTATGTTAAAACCATCAGAAATAGCTACTAATACCTCTCGATTTTTAACAGATTTAATTAGGGATATTTTTCCTCCAGAATACATTGCCATTGAAGAAGGAGGAGTGGAAGTTGCCCAAGAATTATTAAGCTGTAAATTTGATCATATTTTCTTCACAGGAGGCACAAAAGTTGGCAAAATTGTTATGGAAGCCGCCGCCAAAAATCTTACTCCTGTCACCCTCGAATTAGGCGGGAAAAGTCCTTGTATAGTTGATAGGGAAATTAACCTAAAAGAAACCGCAAAACGCATTACTTGGGGTAAATTTATCAATGCAGGGCAGACTTGTATTGCTCCAGATTATCTACTGGTAGATAAGCAAATAAAAACCGATTTAATCAAAGAAATAAAACAATGTATTAACTCTTTTTATGGAGATAATCCTGCGCTTACTGCTGACTATGGAAGAATCATTAATGAGCAACAATTCGATCGATTAAAGGCTTTATTAAATGATGGTAAAATTATCATCGGCGGTGAAACTAATCGAGAAAAAAAATATATCGCTCCCACTATTTTAGATGATGTTTCTCCTAATTCTGCGGTGATGGAAGAAGAAATATTTGGACCTATTTTGCCTATATTAGAATATGATACTTTAGACAGTGCGATCGAACTCATTAATAGTAAACCAAAACCACTGGCATTATATCTTTTCTCCCATAATCAAGAAAAACAACAACAGGTATTAAGGGAAACTTCTTCAGGGGGAGTGTGTATCAATGAAACCATCATGCACGTTGGGGTGACAGAATTACCCTTTGGAGGTGTCGGGGATAGTGGTATTGGTGCGTATCACGGTAAGGCAACTTTTGACACTTTCACCCATTATAAAAGCGTTTTATCTCGTCCATTTTGGGGAGATTTAAACTGGCGTTATGCACCTTATCAAGAGAAAACAATTAAACAATTTAAGAGTATGTTTACTAAATAATTTTCTTACAAAATACAATAACTTTTTTTGAAATTATAGGGTGGGCATTGCCCACCAATCTCCACAAATAATTATTTTAAACTCAATAATGTTAGGTTCGATCGATATTGATAAACCAATTAGCAATTTTTAAGCCACTAAAATCGGCAAAGTCTCTAACATTATTCGTTACTAAAGTTACTAAAATTAAGTCATTAGTAAAGGCAATACTCGCAATTTATCCATCAGCAAAAGCCGGAGTTTTCCCTATTTTTGATAATCTTACCCTTTCCTGTGCATAATATTGAGCCGACTTTAAATCATAATCAAGGATAGAAATAGTAGATAAAATTACATTCTCTAAATAATTTTCTAAATCCCGACGCTTATTAGAAATTGGCAATCGTAAAATACCAAATAACAATTCATTAATAACCACAGAAGCAGTGGCTATTTCTTGAGAATATAAGGTTATATTTTTAGTAATATTTTCATTAGGTAAAGGACGTTTTGCTTCTGAGAAAATATTAGTATCTAATAAGTATTTTAAAGTCATAAAATAATCTCTCTACCCGGTGATTTATCTCGTAAATTATCAAAAGTATCATCATCAAAAGATTCTAAATCCACTCGATTACGAAATTCTTGTAAAGCCTCCCAAAAATCTTTTTTCTTATGGTTTAAATTTGCTTTCAAATCATCCCCATTATTAGCTGTTGTCTGCTGTTGATTAACAACTTCTTTTTTTAGTTTATCCTCAAGAATATTAAATAGTGAAACTTGTTCGTCTGATGACAAATTATCTAAGTCTTTGATCATTTCTTGTAATGTCATGAGTTTACCTCCTACAAAAACCGATTTTCTTTAATTATATTTTAATCTCGTTTCAGTAGGGGGGTAAAAAAATTGTAATTTAATTATCAAAAATGCAATTACGATATTTTATCTAACAACGTAATATTGTTCGATCGAGAGGAAGTACGATCGAACTGTCAAAATATCAACCAATTTTCAACTTTTTCGAGCAATTTAAGCA
This window contains:
- a CDS encoding aldehyde dehydrogenase family protein; amino-acid sequence: MLTSDTKSSIASTLKAQREYFATSATKSLDFRLQQLKKLKSAIASKQDEILEVLKKDLGKPSLEGCFELAVLQDLTYTIKNLPRWVKPQKVKTGIDLFPSQAKIYPEPLGVVLIISPWNYPFSLLISPLIGAIASGNCVMLKPSEIATNTSRFLTDLIRDIFPPEYIAIEEGGVEVAQELLSCKFDHIFFTGGTKVGKIVMEAAAKNLTPVTLELGGKSPCIVDREINLKETAKRITWGKFINAGQTCIAPDYLLVDKQIKTDLIKEIKQCINSFYGDNPALTADYGRIINEQQFDRLKALLNDGKIIIGGETNREKKYIAPTILDDVSPNSAVMEEEIFGPILPILEYDTLDSAIELINSKPKPLALYLFSHNQEKQQQVLRETSSGGVCINETIMHVGVTELPFGGVGDSGIGAYHGKATFDTFTHYKSVLSRPFWGDLNWRYAPYQEKTIKQFKSMFTK